Proteins from a genomic interval of Desulfobacterales bacterium:
- a CDS encoding metal-dependent hydrolase: MPTIITHSVVAGSSAYGFADGKEPLKFWILSIACSVLPDADVIGYRWLYIPYGHVFGHRGFFHSPFFAALLGIFIVCTFYRKEVIFSLQWWKYILYFFLLTASHGLLDALTNGGQGIALLSPLSNIRFFFPWTPIEVSPFSIRAFLSPRGLTVIMSEVFWVWLPCLLIVIYLKIKRNNTRA, translated from the coding sequence TTGCCGACAATTATAACGCACTCTGTGGTTGCGGGTTCCTCTGCATACGGTTTTGCTGATGGAAAGGAACCCCTGAAGTTTTGGATCTTAAGCATTGCTTGCTCTGTGCTGCCCGATGCTGATGTTATTGGCTACCGCTGGCTATACATTCCTTATGGTCACGTTTTCGGTCACAGAGGTTTTTTTCATTCTCCATTTTTTGCGGCCCTGCTGGGTATCTTTATTGTCTGCACATTTTACCGCAAGGAAGTGATTTTCTCACTTCAATGGTGGAAATACATTCTCTATTTTTTTCTTCTCACCGCCAGCCATGGACTGCTGGATGCCCTGACCAACGGGGGGCAGGGTATCGCCCTGCTATCCCCTTTGAGCAATATTCGCTTTTTCTTCCCCTGGACGCCCATCGAGGTTTCGCCTTTCAGCATCAGGGCATTTTTGAGCCCGCGCGGCTTGACGGTCATCATGAGTGAGGTGTTTTGGGTTTGGCTACCCTGCCTGTTGATCGTTATTTATTTGAAAATAAAACGAAATAATACAAGAGCGTAA